A portion of the Pseudoxanthomonas sp. JBR18 genome contains these proteins:
- a CDS encoding EamA family transporter, which translates to MWFVLLAVLCSVAVSVLFRLAPRWQVDVPQAVTWNYLAGTVLALALLHPPLEALRGEGAPWRWWLPLGLLLPGLFLVLAASIRRAGVVRTDIAQRLSLLLSLIAAFTLFGQRAGAWQVAGLVLGLVAIPCLLARPRGDASLEAPAWGLPLVVLVGWATTDVLFKRIAADGAPLSASLLATFAIAFVPMLAWQLWRHTQGTPLRLRSLAAGLGLGALNFANIGFYLAAHRALPHAPATVFAAMNIGVVLVGTVVGVAGFGERLGRLNRLAIPLAVLAIALISRGMG; encoded by the coding sequence ATGTGGTTCGTGTTGCTGGCCGTGCTGTGCAGCGTGGCGGTGTCGGTGTTGTTCCGGCTGGCGCCACGCTGGCAGGTGGACGTGCCACAGGCGGTGACCTGGAACTACCTGGCCGGCACGGTGTTGGCGCTGGCTCTGTTGCACCCGCCGCTGGAGGCCTTGCGTGGCGAGGGCGCGCCGTGGCGCTGGTGGCTGCCGCTGGGCTTGCTGCTGCCGGGCCTGTTCCTGGTGCTGGCCGCGTCGATCCGGCGCGCCGGCGTGGTGCGCACCGATATCGCCCAGCGTCTGTCGCTGCTGCTGTCGCTGATCGCCGCCTTCACCCTGTTCGGGCAGCGTGCCGGTGCCTGGCAGGTGGCGGGGCTGGTCCTGGGCCTGGTGGCGATCCCCTGCCTGCTGGCGCGGCCGCGCGGCGACGCGAGCCTGGAAGCGCCGGCGTGGGGCCTGCCGCTGGTGGTGCTGGTGGGCTGGGCCACGACCGACGTGCTGTTCAAGCGCATTGCCGCCGACGGCGCACCGCTATCGGCCTCGTTGCTGGCGACCTTCGCCATCGCCTTCGTGCCGATGCTGGCTTGGCAGCTGTGGCGCCACACACAGGGCACGCCGTTGCGACTGCGCAGCCTGGCGGCCGGGCTGGGACTGGGCGCGCTCAACTTCGCCAACATCGGGTTCTACCTGGCCGCGCATCGCGCGTTGCCGCATGCGCCGGCCACGGTGTTCGCGGCGATGAACATCGGCGTGGTGCTGGTGGGGACCGTCGTGGGCGTGGCGGGCTTCGGCGAGCGTCTGGGCCGGCTCAATCGACTGGCGATTCCCCTGGCGGTGCTGGCCATCGCCCTGATTAGCCGGGGTATGGGCTGA
- a CDS encoding EF-hand domain-containing protein, translated as MRLPLLIALTCCVPAALAQVPDRTSDYLARLDTDHDGRVSVDEYVAWMTYAFDARDADHNGVLEGAELPGSRGKPVSRAVLVEQLRTRFGRQDRNHDGYLDARELAAPPQ; from the coding sequence ATGCGCCTGCCCCTCCTGATCGCCTTGACCTGTTGCGTGCCTGCGGCCCTGGCCCAGGTGCCGGATCGCACCTCGGACTATCTGGCGCGCCTGGACACCGACCATGACGGCCGGGTCAGCGTCGACGAGTACGTGGCTTGGATGACCTACGCCTTCGATGCGCGCGATGCCGACCACAATGGCGTGCTGGAAGGGGCCGAGTTGCCCGGCAGCCGCGGCAAGCCGGTCTCGCGTGCGGTGCTGGTCGAGCAGTTGCGGACCCGGTTTGGCCGCCAGGACCGCAACCACGACGGGTACCTGGATGCCCGCGAACTGGCCGCCCCGCCGCAATAG
- a CDS encoding fatty acid desaturase, with translation MHATLIDLLTGGLLQFTWWELLLVLLVCAQLTIFSVTLYLHRSQAHRGVDFHPVLNHGFRFWTWLTTSMITKEWVAIHRKHHAKVETDEDPHSPQAKGIGKVFWEGVELYREARGQRADIEQYGRGAPEDWIERHLYTPRANWGPVLLLLVQATLFGLPGVAVWAIQMAWIPFWAAGVVNGLGHWWGYRNFESADTSTNLTPWAFWIGGEELHNNHHAFPSSARFAMRRFEFDIGWAAIKGLEALRLAKVLRVAPRLDIRPNIAVPDADTLKALLSHRFQAMTDYQRNVFKPVLAEEAANAGQKLRQLLPSRMRRGLVDDGRWLKPDARDALHSWVSQRPRMQALVEHRKRLAAVLEARSNDAAERLRQLQQWCKEAEESGIASLQAYSRRLKGYALAH, from the coding sequence ATGCACGCAACCCTGATCGACCTGCTGACCGGCGGGCTGTTGCAGTTCACGTGGTGGGAGCTGTTGCTGGTGCTGTTGGTGTGCGCCCAGCTGACCATCTTCTCGGTCACCCTGTACCTGCATCGCAGCCAGGCCCATCGCGGCGTGGATTTCCATCCCGTGCTCAACCACGGCTTCCGTTTCTGGACTTGGCTGACCACCTCGATGATCACCAAGGAGTGGGTGGCGATCCATCGCAAGCATCACGCCAAGGTCGAGACCGACGAGGATCCGCACAGCCCGCAAGCCAAGGGCATCGGCAAGGTGTTCTGGGAAGGCGTGGAGCTGTACCGCGAAGCGCGCGGCCAGCGTGCCGACATCGAGCAGTACGGGCGCGGTGCGCCGGAAGACTGGATCGAGCGTCACCTCTACACCCCGCGTGCCAACTGGGGGCCGGTGCTGCTGCTGCTGGTGCAGGCCACGCTGTTCGGCCTGCCGGGCGTGGCGGTGTGGGCGATCCAGATGGCGTGGATCCCGTTCTGGGCCGCCGGTGTGGTCAACGGGTTGGGACACTGGTGGGGCTATCGCAACTTCGAATCGGCCGACACCTCGACCAACCTGACGCCATGGGCGTTCTGGATCGGCGGTGAGGAACTGCACAACAACCATCACGCCTTCCCCAGCTCGGCGCGCTTTGCGATGCGTCGCTTCGAGTTCGATATCGGCTGGGCCGCGATCAAGGGCCTGGAAGCGCTGCGTCTGGCCAAGGTGCTGCGCGTGGCCCCACGCCTGGACATCCGCCCCAATATCGCCGTGCCGGATGCGGATACCCTGAAGGCGCTGCTGTCGCACCGTTTCCAGGCCATGACCGACTACCAGCGCAATGTGTTCAAGCCGGTGCTGGCCGAGGAAGCCGCCAACGCCGGGCAGAAGCTGCGCCAGCTGCTGCCGAGCCGGATGCGTCGCGGTCTGGTCGACGACGGTCGCTGGCTCAAGCCCGATGCGCGCGATGCCCTCCATTCCTGGGTCTCGCAGCGGCCGCGCATGCAGGCGCTGGTGGAGCATCGCAAGCGTCTGGCCGCCGTCCTGGAGGCACGTTCCAACGATGCCGCCGAGCGCCTGCGCCAGCTGCAGCAGTGGTGCAAGGAGGCCGAGGAAAGTGGCATCGCCTCGTTGCAGGCCTATTCGCGCCGGCTCAAGGGCTACGCCCTGGCGCATTGA
- a CDS encoding ATP-binding cassette domain-containing protein — MPSVTESSSPNALIELDNATVVRGESPVLHALDLRIVLGQHTALLGPNGCGKSTFIKLINRELYPLAREGQAPVRVFGQDRWNVTQLRTRLGVVTSDATRDLQEMYQLRVEDAIVTGFFASFVLPIDQEVTAEMRARAAEALARVDGQALSGRLVAELSTGQMRRVLIARALVHQPQALLLDEPTAGLDVIAQRQFCTLMGELAAQGITLVLVTHHLEEIVPAIDRVVLMQDGRIVADGSRAQTLTAPLLSQVYGGPLDVRCERGIYRACAA, encoded by the coding sequence ATGCCGTCCGTCACTGAGTCATCTTCCCCCAATGCCCTGATCGAGCTGGACAACGCCACCGTCGTGCGCGGCGAGTCGCCAGTGCTGCATGCGCTGGACCTGCGCATCGTGCTGGGCCAGCACACCGCCCTGCTGGGCCCCAACGGCTGCGGCAAATCGACCTTCATCAAGCTGATCAATCGCGAGCTCTATCCACTGGCGCGCGAGGGCCAGGCCCCGGTGCGGGTGTTCGGCCAGGACCGCTGGAACGTGACCCAGCTGCGTACGCGCCTGGGCGTGGTCACCAGCGATGCCACCCGCGACCTGCAGGAGATGTACCAGCTGCGGGTGGAGGACGCGATCGTCACCGGCTTCTTTGCCAGCTTCGTCCTGCCCATCGATCAGGAGGTCACCGCCGAGATGCGCGCGCGGGCGGCCGAAGCGCTGGCCCGGGTAGACGGACAGGCGCTGTCCGGACGCCTGGTCGCCGAGTTGTCCACCGGCCAGATGCGCCGGGTCCTGATCGCCCGCGCCCTCGTTCACCAGCCGCAGGCCCTGTTGCTGGATGAGCCCACCGCCGGGCTGGACGTGATCGCCCAGCGGCAGTTCTGCACCTTGATGGGCGAACTGGCCGCCCAGGGGATCACCCTGGTGCTGGTCACCCACCACCTGGAGGAGATCGTGCCGGCGATCGACCGCGTGGTGCTCATGCAGGACGGTCGCATCGTCGCCGATGGTTCCCGCGCCCAGACCCTGACCGCCCCCCTGCTCTCCCAGGTCTACGGGGGGCCGCTGGACGTGCGCTGCGAGCGTGGCATCTACCGCGCCTGCGCCGCCTGA
- the mutM gene encoding bifunctional DNA-formamidopyrimidine glycosylase/DNA-(apurinic or apyrimidinic site) lyase has product MPELPEVETTRRGLAPHLEGAIVRAVLQRRDDLRWPIPTEVRAHLPGARIDAVRRRAKYLLLDTQAGSALLHLGMSGSLRVLPAATPVRAHDHVDLALDSGQVLRFNDPRRFGCLLWQAPGTVHPLLRDLGPEPLSDTFDGAYLFARSRGRSAPVKTFLMDQRIVVGVGNIYAAESLFSAGIHPLRPAGKVSRARYDALADAARAILSHAIQRGGTTLRDFISPDGAPGYFEQELWVYGRGGQPCKRCGSALKAEQIGQRTSVWCPRCQR; this is encoded by the coding sequence ATGCCCGAACTGCCCGAAGTCGAAACCACCCGCCGCGGTCTGGCCCCGCACCTGGAAGGGGCGATCGTGCGCGCGGTCCTGCAGCGGCGCGACGACCTGCGCTGGCCGATTCCCACCGAGGTCCGCGCCCATCTGCCGGGCGCGCGCATCGACGCGGTCCGCCGCCGCGCCAAGTACCTGCTGCTGGACACCCAGGCCGGCAGCGCCCTGCTCCACCTGGGCATGAGCGGCAGCCTGCGGGTGCTGCCCGCGGCCACGCCGGTGCGCGCGCACGACCACGTCGACCTGGCGCTCGACAGCGGCCAGGTCCTGCGCTTCAACGACCCACGCCGGTTCGGCTGCCTGCTCTGGCAGGCGCCGGGCACGGTGCATCCGTTACTGCGTGACCTGGGACCCGAGCCGCTCTCGGACACCTTCGATGGGGCCTATCTGTTCGCCCGCAGTCGTGGACGCAGCGCCCCGGTGAAGACCTTCCTGATGGACCAACGCATCGTGGTCGGCGTCGGCAACATCTACGCGGCCGAAAGCCTGTTCAGCGCGGGCATCCACCCGCTGCGGCCGGCAGGCAAGGTGTCCCGGGCGCGCTACGACGCGCTGGCCGACGCGGCGCGGGCCATCCTGTCTCACGCGATCCAACGCGGCGGCACCACCTTGCGCGACTTCATCAGCCCGGACGGCGCGCCGGGCTACTTCGAGCAGGAGCTGTGGGTGTATGGCCGCGGTGGGCAGCCCTGCAAACGCTGCGGCAGCGCGCTCAAGGCCGAGCAGATCGGCCAGCGCACCAGCGTGTGGTGCCCGCGCTGCCAGCGCTGA
- a CDS encoding ECF-type sigma factor, protein MERGADITSWLDSARAGDRAALDRVLSTLYQELHTMARRQLAGHQGHTLDATALVHESYLKLLGAQGAAQFDDRAHFFAYAASSMRSVVVDYARSRLARKRGGDLKRVAEIPEDVESNLLRLDETTLALNSALDKLSDADPRLAKVVEMRYFAGLSELEIAELMQRSERSVRRDWQKARLFLLAAMQDE, encoded by the coding sequence ATGGAACGCGGGGCCGACATCACTTCGTGGCTGGATTCTGCGCGTGCGGGCGACCGTGCGGCGCTGGATCGCGTGCTCTCCACGCTCTACCAGGAACTGCACACCATGGCACGCCGGCAACTGGCGGGTCACCAGGGCCATACCCTGGACGCGACGGCGCTGGTCCATGAGTCCTATCTCAAGCTGCTGGGCGCGCAGGGCGCGGCGCAGTTCGATGATCGGGCACATTTCTTCGCCTACGCCGCCTCCTCGATGCGTTCGGTGGTGGTCGACTACGCGCGCAGTCGTCTGGCGCGCAAGCGTGGCGGCGACCTCAAGCGCGTGGCCGAGATCCCAGAGGACGTGGAAAGCAACCTGCTTCGGCTGGACGAAACCACCCTGGCCCTCAACAGCGCGCTGGACAAGCTGTCCGATGCCGATCCGCGCCTGGCCAAGGTGGTGGAGATGCGCTATTTCGCCGGCCTGTCCGAACTGGAGATCGCCGAGCTGATGCAGCGCTCCGAGCGCAGCGTCCGCCGCGACTGGCAGAAGGCTCGCCTGTTCCTGCTGGCCGCGATGCAGGACGAGTAA
- a CDS encoding serine/threonine-protein kinase, with translation MDPARWKRVSPLLDLLLDMNPEQRAHQLERVAQEDPDLAEDVAGLLALEEDSEEAWPPPLHEPQPTLRAGARIGPYRLECMLGEGGMGMVWRAARADGSYQRRVALKLLRPGFADHRLRLRFSRERDILARLEHPHIGRLLDAGVGEQGQPYLALEYVEGLPITEYCQQHALGLEARLALFRQVCQAVSHAHANLIVHRDLKPSNILVTAEGDTRLLDFGIAKLLDSPEGGGARTELRAFTPHYAAPEQIRGEPVTTRTDVYALGVVLYELLAGTKPYRLTGESSLEWERAIVGTEPPRPSQAVLGMDAPKEMRGELHRQARRLRGDLDRIVLKALLKKPEHRYPSVEALSSDLGRHLEGLPVQARRQSIGYRLGKYVLRQRWWLLAGSLASLILLGAAAISLRQASQAVREAQRAQAMQDFVIGLFDSAGAAPRGDAFDTRKLLELGVARGERELAQQPLAHAELLAVVARLRIGLGDYEQALALLEHAQALLPPDGQAPANLQLQIAAQEGRALRLLDRGDACAHKLAPLEPLTHKQLTDDAEVADFLSQYARCLRPRGDLDLARQLLDRSLARRQNQGDEVGVAENMLDLAMLDTDLAREQQALEGYQAALAHLDQHSGREHPLAVEILRALGAAWRVRGETARAQSTYQQALALSNRLNGTDHPVTLSLQRQIVALQVDMGQIRAAAARMRILLPETEQVLGPHHRETGLAWNTMGIIAWEQDDLEAAQRDIAHAVEIWRTPEGAGQLAGGLFNYGRVLHAAGHDGQALEALREARTLRIENYGAKHPLVGDTDRMIGQILADGGAPEKAESWFENGATLIRNGYPADHPRRLEAELAVARNQARLGQLEPGLSRMDALARRAGTGSEAIRLRWSASAYAAEARCRINASSAPLKQLDALLEQIGQARPDGGTLTREIQQIRDRCATQRLAQR, from the coding sequence ATGGACCCTGCCCGCTGGAAGCGCGTCTCCCCGCTGCTGGACCTGCTGCTGGACATGAATCCAGAGCAGCGCGCGCACCAGCTGGAACGGGTGGCGCAGGAAGACCCGGACCTGGCCGAAGACGTCGCTGGCCTGCTGGCGCTGGAGGAAGACAGCGAAGAGGCCTGGCCGCCGCCCCTGCACGAGCCCCAGCCAACCCTGCGCGCCGGTGCCCGCATCGGGCCCTACCGCCTGGAATGCATGCTCGGCGAAGGCGGCATGGGCATGGTCTGGCGCGCCGCGCGTGCCGATGGCAGCTACCAACGCCGGGTCGCGCTCAAGCTGCTCCGCCCTGGGTTCGCGGACCACCGCCTGCGCCTGCGCTTCTCGCGCGAGCGCGACATCCTGGCCCGGCTGGAACATCCGCATATCGGCCGCCTGCTCGACGCCGGTGTCGGCGAGCAGGGCCAGCCCTATCTGGCGCTGGAATACGTCGAAGGCCTGCCCATCACCGAGTACTGCCAGCAGCACGCGCTGGGCCTGGAGGCGCGCCTGGCCCTGTTCCGCCAGGTCTGCCAGGCGGTCAGCCACGCGCACGCCAACCTGATCGTCCACCGCGACCTGAAGCCTTCCAACATCCTGGTCACCGCCGAAGGCGACACCCGGCTGCTGGACTTCGGCATCGCCAAGCTGCTCGACTCGCCCGAGGGTGGCGGCGCGCGCACCGAGCTGCGGGCCTTCACTCCGCACTATGCCGCGCCCGAGCAGATCCGCGGCGAGCCGGTCACCACGCGCACCGATGTGTACGCCCTGGGCGTTGTCCTCTATGAGCTGCTGGCGGGCACCAAGCCCTACCGGCTAACCGGCGAATCGTCCCTGGAATGGGAGCGGGCGATCGTCGGGACCGAGCCTCCCCGGCCATCGCAGGCCGTGCTGGGCATGGACGCACCAAAGGAAATGCGGGGCGAGCTGCACCGCCAGGCCCGCCGCCTGCGTGGTGACCTGGACCGCATCGTGCTCAAGGCGCTGCTCAAGAAGCCCGAGCACCGCTACCCCTCGGTCGAGGCGCTGTCCTCGGACCTCGGGCGTCACCTTGAAGGGCTCCCGGTACAGGCGCGCCGGCAGAGTATCGGCTACCGCCTGGGCAAGTACGTCCTGCGTCAACGCTGGTGGCTGCTGGCGGGCAGCCTGGCCTCGCTAATCCTGCTGGGCGCCGCCGCCATCAGCCTGCGCCAGGCCAGCCAGGCCGTGCGCGAAGCCCAGCGTGCCCAGGCGATGCAGGATTTCGTGATCGGGCTGTTCGACAGCGCCGGCGCCGCTCCACGCGGCGACGCCTTCGATACCCGCAAGCTGCTGGAGCTCGGGGTGGCGCGTGGCGAGCGCGAGCTGGCCCAGCAACCCCTGGCCCACGCCGAACTGCTGGCGGTGGTGGCCCGGCTGCGGATCGGCCTGGGCGACTACGAGCAGGCGCTGGCGCTGCTCGAACATGCCCAGGCGCTGCTTCCTCCCGACGGGCAGGCGCCTGCCAATCTGCAGTTGCAGATCGCCGCCCAGGAAGGCCGCGCGCTGCGACTGCTCGATCGCGGCGACGCCTGTGCGCACAAGCTCGCCCCGCTGGAGCCCTTGACCCACAAGCAGCTGACCGACGATGCGGAGGTCGCGGACTTCCTGTCCCAATACGCCCGCTGCCTGCGCCCCCGTGGCGACCTGGACCTGGCGCGCCAGCTGTTGGACCGCTCGCTGGCACGACGCCAGAATCAGGGCGACGAGGTCGGCGTGGCCGAAAACATGCTGGACCTGGCGATGCTCGATACCGACCTGGCTCGGGAACAACAGGCACTGGAGGGCTACCAGGCCGCGCTGGCGCACCTGGACCAGCATTCCGGACGCGAGCATCCGCTGGCCGTGGAAATCCTGCGGGCCTTGGGTGCGGCCTGGCGGGTCCGCGGCGAGACCGCACGCGCGCAAAGCACCTACCAACAGGCGCTGGCGCTCTCCAATCGCCTCAACGGCACCGATCACCCGGTCACCCTGAGCCTGCAGCGCCAGATCGTCGCCCTGCAGGTGGATATGGGCCAGATCCGCGCCGCGGCCGCGCGCATGCGCATTTTGTTGCCCGAGACCGAGCAGGTGCTTGGGCCGCACCACCGGGAAACCGGCCTGGCCTGGAACACGATGGGCATCATCGCCTGGGAGCAGGACGATCTGGAGGCCGCCCAGCGCGACATCGCCCACGCGGTGGAGATCTGGCGCACGCCGGAGGGCGCCGGACAGCTGGCCGGCGGACTGTTCAACTACGGACGGGTCCTGCACGCCGCCGGCCACGACGGCCAGGCCCTGGAAGCCCTGCGCGAGGCGCGCACCCTGCGCATCGAGAACTACGGCGCCAAACACCCCCTGGTCGGCGATACCGACCGCATGATCGGCCAGATCCTCGCCGACGGCGGCGCGCCGGAGAAGGCCGAATCCTGGTTCGAAAATGGGGCAACGCTGATCCGCAACGGTTACCCCGCCGACCATCCACGCCGCCTGGAGGCCGAGTTGGCCGTGGCCCGCAACCAGGCGCGCCTGGGCCAACTGGAACCAGGACTGTCCCGCATGGACGCCCTGGCCCGACGCGCCGGAACCGGCAGCGAGGCCATCCGCCTGCGCTGGAGCGCGAGCGCCTACGCGGCCGAGGCCCGCTGCAGGATCAACGCCTCTAGCGCCCCGCTCAAGCAGTTGGATGCCTTGCTGGAACAGATCGGCCAGGCGCGCCCGGATGGCGGCACCCTGACCCGTGAGATCCAACAGATCCGCGATCGCTGCGCGACCCAGCGACTGGCCCAGCGCTGA
- a CDS encoding thymidine kinase encodes MAKLYFYYSAMNAGKTTTLLQSAHNYQERGMRVLILTPRLDHRAGSGVVASRIGLRAEGTAFGADDDLLGVVDADIAAHGALHCVLVDESQFLTRSQVWQLSEVVDQRRIPVLCYGLRTDFRGELFEGSQYLLAWADELSEIKTICHTGAKATMTVRVDGQGRVVQDGPQVEIGGNEAYVSVSRAEYKKITRGESAMAPPLQAKLPL; translated from the coding sequence ATGGCCAAGCTCTATTTCTATTATTCGGCGATGAACGCCGGCAAGACCACGACCCTGCTGCAGTCGGCGCATAACTACCAGGAGCGCGGCATGCGCGTGCTGATCCTGACCCCGCGCCTGGATCACCGCGCCGGCTCCGGCGTGGTGGCCTCGCGCATCGGACTGCGTGCCGAAGGGACCGCCTTCGGTGCCGACGATGACCTGCTGGGCGTGGTTGATGCCGATATCGCCGCGCACGGGGCGCTGCATTGTGTGCTGGTGGACGAGTCGCAGTTCCTCACCCGCTCCCAAGTCTGGCAGCTGAGCGAGGTGGTCGACCAACGGCGCATCCCGGTGCTGTGCTACGGACTGCGTACCGATTTCCGCGGCGAGTTGTTCGAGGGCAGCCAGTACCTGTTGGCCTGGGCCGACGAGCTCAGCGAGATCAAGACCATCTGCCACACCGGCGCGAAGGCGACCATGACCGTGCGCGTCGATGGTCAGGGACGGGTGGTGCAGGACGGTCCGCAGGTGGAAATCGGCGGCAACGAGGCCTACGTGTCGGTCAGCCGCGCTGAGTACAAGAAGATCACCCGCGGCGAGTCGGCGATGGCCCCTCCGCTGCAGGCCAAGTTACCGCTCTAG
- a CDS encoding UvrD-helicase domain-containing protein has protein sequence MDFLNPPQRAAVLHVHGPLLVLAGAGSGKTRVIIEKIAHLIASKRMPAKRIAAITFTNKSAKEMRERLAKRVKGDAAEGLTICTFHALGLKFLQIEHAAAGLKRNFSIFDADDANAQFKDLMPGAKPDAVEQMKSLVSRAKNAGLSPEQTAELARSPREVEAAALYARYQARLASFNAVDFDDLIRLPVQILEGNAEITAAWRERIGYLLVDESQDTNDAQYRLLKALAGPRGDFTCVGDDDQSIYSWRGANPENLMLMARDYPQLEVIKLEQNYRCSNRVLRAANALIANNPHEHLKQLWSDQADGERIRVWECRDNEHEAEKVAAEIAFLQSAKQVPWNEFCILFRGNFQSRVIEKALQLLRIPYHLTGGTAFLERQEVKDALSWLRLVANPDDDAAFLRAVQAPKREVGATSLARLAELAQARHLPMARTAEISGALQALPPRAANGLAAFNDALRDLRSQAPKLPAAELVLLLAERSGLLADLRVQSKDEASFQRRKANLEELADWFGGGPRGASAGDLAAQLALLSRNDKDDGGNQVRMMTLHAAKGLEFRYVFIVGCEDGVLPHEAALEEGSLEEERRLMYVGITRAKQGLYLSHSRTTRKFRELMRLQPSRFIDELPQSELQRDGADPVLDAASKQERAKAGLAAIQALFDD, from the coding sequence ATGGACTTCCTCAACCCCCCACAGCGCGCGGCGGTGCTGCACGTGCATGGTCCGCTGCTGGTGCTGGCCGGCGCCGGCAGCGGCAAGACGCGCGTGATCATCGAGAAGATCGCGCACCTGATCGCGTCCAAACGCATGCCGGCCAAGCGCATCGCGGCCATCACCTTCACCAACAAGTCGGCCAAGGAGATGCGCGAGCGCCTGGCCAAGCGCGTCAAGGGCGATGCGGCCGAAGGCCTGACCATCTGCACCTTCCACGCGCTGGGGCTGAAGTTCCTGCAGATCGAGCACGCTGCGGCAGGGTTGAAGCGCAATTTCTCCATCTTCGACGCCGACGATGCCAACGCGCAGTTCAAGGACCTGATGCCCGGCGCCAAGCCCGACGCGGTCGAGCAGATGAAATCGCTGGTCTCGCGGGCCAAGAATGCCGGGCTGTCGCCCGAGCAGACCGCCGAACTGGCCCGCAGCCCGCGCGAGGTGGAGGCCGCCGCGCTGTACGCGCGCTACCAGGCGCGGCTGGCCAGCTTCAACGCGGTGGACTTCGACGATCTGATCCGCCTGCCGGTGCAGATCCTGGAGGGCAACGCGGAGATCACCGCCGCCTGGCGCGAGCGCATCGGCTACCTGCTGGTGGACGAATCGCAGGACACCAACGACGCCCAGTACCGCCTGCTCAAGGCCCTGGCCGGCCCGCGCGGCGACTTCACCTGCGTGGGCGATGACGATCAGTCGATCTACTCCTGGCGCGGTGCCAACCCCGAGAACCTGATGCTCATGGCACGCGACTATCCGCAGCTGGAGGTCATCAAGCTCGAACAGAACTATCGCTGTTCCAACCGCGTGCTGCGCGCGGCCAACGCGCTCATCGCCAACAACCCGCACGAGCACCTCAAGCAGCTGTGGTCCGACCAGGCCGACGGCGAGCGCATCCGGGTGTGGGAATGCCGCGACAACGAGCACGAGGCCGAGAAGGTCGCCGCGGAGATCGCCTTCCTGCAGAGCGCCAAGCAGGTGCCGTGGAACGAGTTCTGCATCCTGTTCCGCGGCAACTTCCAGTCAAGGGTGATCGAAAAGGCGCTGCAGCTGCTGCGTATCCCCTACCACCTGACCGGCGGCACCGCGTTCCTGGAGCGGCAGGAGGTCAAGGACGCGCTGAGCTGGCTGCGCCTGGTGGCCAATCCGGATGACGATGCAGCCTTCCTGCGCGCGGTGCAGGCGCCCAAGCGCGAGGTCGGCGCGACCTCGCTGGCGCGCCTGGCCGAGCTGGCCCAGGCCCGGCATCTGCCGATGGCGCGCACGGCCGAGATCAGCGGCGCCCTGCAGGCCCTGCCGCCGCGCGCGGCCAATGGCCTGGCCGCGTTCAACGATGCCCTGCGCGACCTGCGCAGCCAGGCCCCCAAGCTGCCGGCGGCCGAACTGGTGCTGCTGCTGGCCGAGCGTTCTGGCCTGCTGGCCGACCTGCGCGTGCAGTCCAAGGACGAGGCCTCCTTCCAGCGCCGCAAGGCCAACCTGGAGGAACTGGCCGATTGGTTCGGTGGCGGCCCGCGCGGCGCCAGCGCGGGCGACCTGGCCGCGCAGCTGGCGCTGCTGTCGCGCAACGACAAGGACGATGGCGGCAACCAGGTGCGGATGATGACCCTGCACGCGGCCAAGGGCCTGGAATTCCGCTATGTGTTCATCGTCGGCTGCGAGGACGGCGTGCTGCCGCACGAGGCGGCGCTGGAGGAAGGCTCGCTGGAGGAAGAGCGCCGCCTGATGTACGTGGGCATTACCCGCGCCAAGCAGGGCCTGTACCTCAGCCACAGCCGCACCACGCGCAAGTTCCGCGAGCTGATGCGTCTGCAGCCCAGCCGCTTCATCGACGAGCTTCCGCAGAGCGAACTGCAGCGCGACGGCGCCGACCCGGTACTGGACGCAGCCAGCAAGCAGGAACGGGCCAAGGCCGGCCTGGCGGCGATCCAGGCACTGTTCGACGACTGA
- a CDS encoding DUF480 domain-containing protein, with translation MTDATELPVLDAAQARLLGCLIEKEATTPDVYPLTVNAAVSAANQKTARDPLMSLQAGAVQHALRALESLGLARQQFSSRAERYEHLTGKVFGLPNQQVALLGLLLLRGPQTVNELLARAERLTTLADAEDARHHLDRLAHRSSALVVQIPRGPGQREDRWMHLLAGPVDVEAVQARTTGAVPAAAGELEHRLAALEARVAELEARLGDQGGGDPAPGSGAQLS, from the coding sequence ATGACCGATGCCACCGAACTGCCCGTGCTCGACGCCGCCCAGGCGCGCCTGCTCGGCTGTCTGATCGAGAAGGAGGCCACCACGCCGGACGTCTACCCCCTGACCGTCAACGCCGCGGTCTCGGCCGCCAACCAGAAGACCGCGCGCGATCCGCTGATGAGCCTGCAGGCCGGCGCCGTGCAGCACGCGCTGCGCGCCCTGGAGTCGCTGGGTTTGGCCCGCCAGCAGTTCTCCTCCCGCGCCGAGCGCTACGAGCACCTGACCGGCAAGGTCTTCGGCCTACCCAATCAGCAGGTCGCGCTGCTGGGCCTGCTGCTGCTGCGTGGGCCGCAGACGGTCAACGAACTGTTGGCCCGCGCCGAGCGACTCACCACCCTGGCCGACGCCGAGGATGCGCGCCATCACCTCGACCGGCTGGCCCATCGCAGTTCCGCGCTGGTGGTGCAGATTCCACGCGGGCCCGGCCAGCGTGAGGACCGCTGGATGCACCTGTTGGCTGGCCCGGTGGACGTGGAGGCGGTGCAGGCTCGCACCACAGGGGCGGTCCCCGCGGCTGCCGGCGAGCTGGAACACCGCCTGGCCGCGCTGGAGGCCCGCGTCGCCGAACTGGAGGCGCGGCTGGGGGATCAGGGAGGCGGCGATCCCGCGCCGGGCTCGGGTGCCCAGCTGTCCTGA